A genomic segment from Vicinamibacterales bacterium encodes:
- a CDS encoding toll/interleukin-1 receptor domain-containing protein, whose product MRIRGFVSYSTHDRHKAAEVKKVLTGLGVDAFMAHDDIRVSQEWRDTILVELAATEIFVPLLSEAFKSSDWASREVGFAVARPNVLILPCV is encoded by the coding sequence ATGCGTATTCGCGGGTTCGTCAGCTACTCAACGCACGATCGTCACAAAGCGGCCGAGGTCAAGAAGGTGCTCACCGGTCTTGGAGTCGATGCCTTCATGGCTCACGACGATATTCGCGTATCGCAAGAGTGGCGTGACACGATTCTTGTCGAACTCGCAGCTACGGAGATCTTCGTGCCGTTGCTGAGCGAAGCATTCAAGAGTTCTGATTGGGCCTCTCGGGAAGTTGGGTTTGCTGTCGCGCGGCCCAACGTGTTAATCCTCCCGTGTGTCTAG